In Streptomyces capitiformicae, one genomic interval encodes:
- a CDS encoding glycoside hydrolase family 64 protein has translation MLSRRLFLAGTATVVGTPIAGSALGSPAQAAPATCELALRNLSLPGTVRAYVTGHEQSTGAWVLLRADGTVYRPTSPSAPQTPLPVDCAIPLGAAGSTPTVLTLPQMYGARVYFVRDDTLDFFLNPGPALVEPAFGTPADPNYGRTWSFCEFTFNPTQLFANISYVDLVTALPIGLTLEGDGTHTVAPLPDGAVDRIAADLVAQAARDGQPWDRLVIRGGDGKVLRVISPQNLMAPYFDQPDRMPFRTYWDAYIDQVWERYRGTDLTIDLQGGRGALTGRVGGDTLTFTGGHSFTKPTSKDIFTCNHGPFANNPGDPDDKKGLLARLAAGFNRSIMLTHPAQPNGATAADYYQGTVTNHWARVVHANSPIGYAFPYDDVRPDGQPDVSGAAHDGNPRRFTVTVGA, from the coding sequence ATGCTTTCGCGTCGCCTGTTCCTCGCCGGGACCGCCACCGTCGTCGGCACCCCCATCGCCGGGAGCGCTCTCGGCTCCCCCGCCCAGGCCGCACCCGCCACCTGTGAACTCGCCCTGCGGAACCTCTCGTTGCCGGGCACGGTCCGGGCCTACGTCACCGGGCATGAGCAGTCGACCGGCGCCTGGGTGCTGTTGCGGGCCGACGGCACTGTCTACCGGCCGACCTCGCCCTCGGCACCGCAGACACCGCTGCCGGTGGACTGCGCCATCCCGCTCGGCGCGGCCGGCTCGACACCAACGGTTCTGACGCTGCCTCAGATGTACGGCGCCCGCGTCTACTTCGTGCGCGACGACACCCTCGACTTCTTCCTCAACCCGGGCCCCGCGCTGGTGGAGCCCGCGTTCGGCACGCCCGCCGACCCCAACTACGGCAGGACCTGGTCGTTCTGCGAGTTCACCTTCAACCCGACCCAGTTGTTCGCCAACATCAGTTACGTCGACCTGGTGACGGCCCTCCCGATCGGCCTGACCCTGGAGGGCGACGGCACGCACACCGTCGCCCCGCTGCCCGACGGGGCGGTCGACCGGATCGCCGCGGATCTGGTGGCGCAGGCGGCGCGGGACGGACAGCCGTGGGACCGGCTCGTCATCCGGGGCGGCGACGGCAAGGTGCTGCGAGTGATCTCGCCGCAGAACCTGATGGCGCCCTACTTCGACCAGCCCGACCGGATGCCGTTCCGCACGTACTGGGACGCGTACATCGACCAGGTGTGGGAGAGGTACCGCGGGACGGACCTGACGATCGACCTCCAGGGCGGCCGAGGTGCGCTCACCGGCCGGGTCGGCGGCGACACCCTCACCTTCACCGGCGGGCACTCCTTCACCAAACCGACCTCGAAGGACATCTTCACCTGCAACCACGGCCCGTTCGCCAACAACCCGGGCGACCCCGACGACAAGAAGGGTCTCCTCGCCCGTCTCGCCGCCGGTTTCAACCGCTCGATCATGCTCACCCACCCCGCACAACCGAACGGGGCGACGGCGGCCGACTACTACCAGGGGACCGTGACCAACCACTGGGCGCGCGTGGTGCACGCCAACTCGCCCATCGGCTACGCGTTCCCGTACGACGACGTACGCCCCGACGGGCAGCCGGACGTGTCGGGCGCGGCGCACGACGGCAACCCACGGCGCTTCACGGTGACGGTGGGCGCGTAG
- a CDS encoding LacI family DNA-binding transcriptional regulator: MTETASRPTLEAVAARAGVSRATVSRVVNGGEGVRETLVERVRRAVEELGYVPNQAARSLVTRRHDAVAVVIAEPETRVFADPFFALQLRGISKELTVHDSQLVLLLTEGREDYARVGRYLAGGHVDGALVFSLHLDDPLPGLIHGAGVPTVFGGRPGWSDGMRVNGPTVYVDSDNRGGAREAVRHLVGLGHTRIAHITGPLDQTCAVDRLDGFRDVMVDADPRLIVGSDFTPVGGERAMRELLERCPELDAVFAANDLSASGALRVLRERGRRVPEDVAVVGFDDMLPVAEQTDPPLTTVRQDIEEMGRLMARLLLRGLEQRGRDEQGSVGGAPSSVVLPTTLVRRASA, from the coding sequence GTGACCGAGACAGCGTCGCGTCCCACGTTGGAGGCCGTGGCCGCGCGGGCCGGGGTGTCGCGGGCGACCGTGTCGCGGGTCGTCAACGGGGGCGAGGGCGTGCGGGAGACGTTGGTGGAGCGGGTGCGGCGGGCCGTCGAGGAGCTCGGGTACGTGCCGAACCAGGCCGCCCGGAGCCTGGTCACCCGACGGCACGACGCGGTGGCCGTGGTGATCGCCGAGCCGGAGACCAGGGTCTTCGCGGACCCCTTTTTCGCCCTTCAACTCCGGGGCATCAGCAAGGAGTTGACCGTACACGATTCCCAGTTGGTGCTGCTGCTCACGGAGGGGCGCGAGGACTACGCGCGAGTCGGGCGGTATCTCGCCGGCGGTCATGTCGACGGGGCTCTCGTCTTCTCCCTGCACCTGGACGATCCGCTGCCGGGACTGATCCACGGCGCCGGCGTGCCGACCGTCTTCGGCGGACGTCCCGGCTGGAGCGACGGCATGCGCGTCAATGGCCCGACCGTGTACGTCGACAGCGACAACCGGGGTGGCGCCCGGGAGGCCGTACGCCATCTCGTCGGCCTCGGCCACACCCGTATCGCCCACATCACCGGCCCCCTCGACCAGACCTGCGCGGTGGACCGGCTCGACGGGTTCCGGGACGTCATGGTGGACGCGGACCCCCGGCTGATCGTGGGGAGCGACTTCACCCCGGTCGGCGGGGAGCGGGCGATGCGTGAACTCCTCGAACGCTGCCCGGAGTTGGACGCAGTGTTCGCCGCCAACGACCTCTCCGCGTCCGGCGCCCTGCGGGTACTGCGCGAGCGGGGGCGGCGGGTGCCCGAGGACGTCGCCGTGGTCGGCTTCGACGACATGCTGCCGGTGGCCGAGCAGACCGATCCGCCGCTCACGACGGTCCGTCAGGACATAGAGGAAATGGGCAGGTTGATGGCCCGGCTCCTGCTGCGGGGCCTCGAACAGCGAGGACGGGACGAGCAGGGGAGCGTGGGCGGCGCCCCGTCCAGCGTGGTCCTGCCGACCACGTTGGTCAGGCGCGCCTCCGCGTAA
- a CDS encoding multicopper oxidase domain-containing protein translates to MDRRGFNRRVLLGGAAAATSLSVAIEAVSAPEAAGAIPARTAPAGGAVKHIKLYAEKLPDGQMGYGFEKGKASIPGPLIELDEGDTLHIEFENTMDVAASLHVHGLDYETSSDGTKLNKSDVEPGGTRTYTWRTHAPGTRKDGTWRAGSAGYWHYHDHVVGTEHGTGGIRKGLYGPVIVRRKGDVLPDKTVTVVFNDMLINNKPAHSGPNFDAVVGDRVEFVVITHGEYYHTFHLHGHRWADNRTGQLTGPDDPSQVIDNKICGPADSFGFQIIAGEGVGAGAWMYHCHVQSHSDMGMVGLFLVRKPDGTIPGYEPHEHGL, encoded by the coding sequence ATGGACAGACGAGGGTTCAACCGACGGGTGCTGCTCGGTGGCGCGGCCGCCGCGACATCGTTGTCCGTCGCCATCGAGGCCGTGAGCGCCCCCGAGGCGGCCGGCGCCATCCCGGCGAGGACGGCCCCGGCCGGCGGCGCGGTGAAGCACATCAAGCTGTACGCCGAGAAGTTGCCCGACGGGCAGATGGGCTACGGCTTCGAGAAGGGCAAGGCATCCATCCCCGGCCCGCTGATCGAACTCGACGAGGGCGACACGCTGCACATCGAGTTCGAGAACACCATGGACGTGGCGGCGAGCCTGCACGTCCACGGCCTCGACTACGAAACCTCCAGCGACGGCACGAAGTTGAACAAGAGCGACGTCGAGCCCGGCGGCACCCGCACCTACACCTGGCGCACCCACGCCCCCGGCACCCGCAAGGACGGCACCTGGCGTGCGGGCAGCGCCGGTTACTGGCACTACCACGACCATGTCGTCGGCACGGAACACGGCACGGGCGGTATCCGCAAGGGCCTCTACGGCCCGGTGATCGTCCGCCGCAAGGGCGACGTCCTCCCCGACAAGACCGTCACCGTCGTCTTCAACGACATGCTCATCAACAACAAACCGGCCCACTCCGGCCCCAACTTCGACGCCGTGGTGGGCGATCGCGTCGAGTTCGTCGTCATCACCCACGGCGAGTACTACCACACCTTCCATCTGCACGGTCACCGCTGGGCCGACAACCGCACCGGCCAGCTCACCGGTCCCGACGACCCCAGCCAGGTCATCGACAACAAGATCTGCGGCCCCGCCGACTCCTTCGGCTTCCAGATCATCGCCGGCGAGGGCGTCGGCGCGGGCGCCTGGATGTACCACTGCCACGTCCAGAGCCACTCCGACATGGGCATGGTCGGCCTGTTCCTGGTCCGCAAGCCGGACGGAACGATCCCGGGGTACGAGCCGCACGAACACGGATTATGA
- a CDS encoding ThuA domain-containing protein has product MYLRGLSDARRRAWAAALTASAVATGLLSGPAAHAGPAPDPTLTTMSITSPPGGTGPQVLIFHGSAAAGEESPVVNAGIEAIEKIGLSGPAAERFEVVATDDASVFTDDTRLSGFNAVVFLTGGGDVLDPEQEAGLEAYMEAGGGFVGIHDSARAEPYSDWFTGLIGARPATSSPTAVQRATVEVGDRRHPATKDLPVQWKRPDKWFNWVKNPSGTVHTVARVRESTYQPGTGAGGWDHPVSWCRDYDGGRSFYTGMGGTVSAYDETDFRTHLRGALLWTSRLAQADCKATIDANYKAERLTQPNQPGQNDQIGEPHGLVTAPDGRVLYIGRGGADSSQPVVTDWNNPDIGKGKGEIHVYDPKTKKVTLAGALTVFGNKGGGDELTKVEEGLLGIELDPAFQQNGWVYLHYTPHSQINRDTRMAERRVSRFTLDLATNKLDLSSEKVLLKWPVQIHSCCHAGGGMTWDSKGNLYIATGDNNSSGFSSGYSGNNPEPDYKGVSFADARRTAGNTNNLNGKILRIHPEPDGTYTLPVGNLFTGRETDEGGGKTRGEIYVMGVRNPARIFVDEKTDVLYAGWVGPDASAPSTTWGPAKYDTFAAITEAGNRGWPYCMGNKQPYRDRNLPDPSKPLGWYDCAHPKNESPNNDGLVNLPPVTGNNIWYSPQGGAPDFPRDASGIPSYKNEEATYLLPWLKGGGQATMNGPVYRYDASVTNSGQWPAYWDGKWFVGDFYDADQPRHAVLMDPKNQGSGGLPTHAETLKRIVPVGNNGIRNLMDWKFGPDGTLYVLDYGRGFFTSDSKSALWRVTYTGGGPTPAAGQLVRKAE; this is encoded by the coding sequence ATGTACTTACGAGGGTTGAGCGACGCGAGAAGACGGGCCTGGGCAGCCGCTCTGACCGCCTCGGCCGTCGCCACCGGACTGCTGTCGGGCCCAGCCGCCCACGCGGGCCCGGCCCCCGACCCCACGCTGACAACGATGTCGATCACGTCACCGCCGGGCGGCACCGGCCCTCAGGTGCTGATCTTCCACGGTTCCGCGGCCGCCGGGGAGGAGTCCCCGGTGGTGAACGCCGGTATCGAGGCGATCGAGAAGATCGGCCTCTCGGGGCCGGCCGCCGAGCGGTTCGAGGTCGTCGCCACCGACGACGCCTCCGTCTTCACCGATGACACCCGGCTGAGCGGCTTCAACGCCGTGGTCTTCCTCACCGGTGGCGGCGATGTCCTCGACCCGGAGCAGGAGGCGGGTCTCGAGGCCTACATGGAGGCGGGCGGCGGCTTCGTCGGCATCCATGACTCGGCCCGCGCCGAGCCGTACTCGGACTGGTTCACGGGCCTGATCGGCGCCCGTCCGGCCACGTCGAGCCCGACCGCCGTGCAACGTGCGACGGTTGAGGTGGGCGACCGGCGGCATCCGGCCACCAAGGACCTGCCCGTGCAGTGGAAGCGGCCCGACAAGTGGTTCAACTGGGTGAAGAACCCGTCCGGCACCGTGCACACCGTGGCACGGGTGCGCGAGTCGACGTACCAGCCGGGCACGGGCGCGGGCGGCTGGGATCATCCGGTGAGTTGGTGCCGTGACTACGACGGCGGCCGTTCCTTCTACACGGGCATGGGCGGGACGGTGTCGGCGTACGACGAGACGGACTTCCGTACGCATCTGCGCGGGGCCCTGCTGTGGACGTCCCGGCTGGCGCAGGCGGACTGCAAGGCGACGATCGACGCCAACTACAAGGCGGAGCGGCTGACCCAGCCCAACCAGCCGGGGCAGAACGACCAGATCGGCGAACCGCACGGCCTGGTCACCGCGCCGGACGGGCGTGTCCTGTACATCGGCCGGGGCGGCGCGGACTCCTCGCAGCCCGTGGTCACCGACTGGAACAACCCGGACATCGGCAAGGGCAAGGGCGAGATCCACGTCTACGACCCGAAGACCAAGAAGGTCACCTTGGCGGGCGCGCTCACCGTCTTCGGCAACAAGGGCGGCGGGGACGAGCTGACCAAGGTCGAAGAGGGCCTGCTGGGCATCGAGTTGGACCCCGCATTCCAGCAGAACGGCTGGGTGTACCTGCACTACACGCCTCACTCGCAGATCAACCGCGACACCCGGATGGCAGAGCGTCGCGTCTCCCGCTTCACGCTCGACCTCGCCACGAACAAGCTGGACCTGAGCAGCGAGAAGGTACTGCTCAAGTGGCCGGTGCAGATCCACAGCTGCTGTCACGCGGGCGGCGGGATGACCTGGGACTCCAAGGGCAACCTGTACATCGCGACGGGCGACAACAACTCCAGCGGCTTCAGCAGCGGTTACTCCGGCAACAACCCCGAGCCCGACTACAAGGGCGTCTCCTTCGCGGACGCGCGCCGCACCGCCGGCAACACCAACAACCTCAACGGCAAGATCCTGCGCATCCACCCGGAACCCGACGGCACGTACACGCTTCCCGTGGGCAACCTCTTCACCGGCAGGGAGACCGACGAGGGCGGCGGCAAGACGCGGGGCGAGATCTATGTGATGGGCGTCAGGAACCCCGCACGCATCTTCGTCGACGAGAAGACGGACGTCCTCTACGCCGGCTGGGTCGGCCCGGACGCGAGCGCCCCGTCGACGACCTGGGGCCCGGCGAAGTACGACACGTTCGCCGCCATCACCGAGGCGGGCAACCGGGGTTGGCCGTACTGCATGGGCAACAAGCAGCCCTACCGGGACCGCAATCTGCCGGACCCGTCGAAGCCGCTGGGCTGGTACGACTGCGCCCACCCGAAGAACGAGTCCCCGAACAACGACGGCCTCGTCAACCTGCCCCCCGTGACCGGCAACAACATCTGGTACTCACCGCAAGGAGGCGCCCCCGACTTCCCGCGTGACGCGAGCGGCATCCCCTCGTACAAGAACGAGGAGGCCACGTACCTGCTGCCCTGGCTGAAGGGCGGCGGGCAGGCCACGATGAACGGGCCGGTCTACCGGTACGACGCCTCCGTCACCAACTCCGGTCAGTGGCCCGCGTATTGGGACGGCAAGTGGTTCGTGGGCGACTTCTACGACGCCGACCAGCCGCGCCACGCGGTGCTCATGGACCCGAAGAACCAGGGCAGCGGCGGGCTCCCGACCCACGCGGAAACGCTGAAGAGGATCGTGCCGGTCGGCAACAACGGCATCAGGAACCTCATGGACTGGAAGTTCGGGCCGGACGGCACGCTGTACGTCCTCGACTACGGGCGCGGCTTCTTCACCTCGGACTCCAAGTCGGCCCTGTGGCGGGTCACTTACACAGGCGGGGGTCCCACTCCGGCTGCCGGTCAGCTCGTACGGAAGGCGGAGTGA
- a CDS encoding OmpL47-type beta-barrel domain-containing protein, which produces MRERRLWAALLAALLVIVGLTSTPASGRAEPAETAAAQVLTWTAGDDITKYTTAPQTAVAGPTTIVFENSAATGNTMGMPHTLTFDVSDPEYNNDVPLNILANPNDDQGGRYTTEVTLSPGRYRYYCTIPGHGQMQGILVVTEGTGEDTTAPETSASVAGTQNSQGAYVGSATVTVSASDAGGSGVERIEYALGDTGAWAPYTTPVVINQVGAHKVRYRAVDKAGNTAAERSVGFSVVAPPTDDTTAPETSATVAGEQNPQGQYISMATVTVSASDTGSGVNTIEYALGDAGAWQPYTGPVMVHEVGTHKVRYRATDKAGNVSAGKSVGFTVVAPPADDTTPPVTGVTVEGDRNSSGAYLKSAKVTVTATDHSGSGVAAIEYSLDGGPYLAYTEPVSVDRAGTHTVTYRASDKAGNTAAARSVSFTVVAGGGVPAPNCAEYDERLTVIVGTVDTGVPNRVTNNRCRINELLEDEKEWTSHALFLKHVDTVLDDLLKEGVVDQREYDAVAEAARKSGIGKPGQTEGYRTIMDGTQDSFAKWQHVGGGSFALNSDGSITSGTTRAGLGMLWFPERKYGDFSLRLQWRDDAPGTSNANSGLFVRFPWVHEHPEESRPEWVAIKYGHEVQVLDRPDGDMYKTGSVYGFDRVGLAGAGVTQKGTWNDYEIRVVDQHYSVYRNGVLINEFDNIGGQDFTPPRSDDPGTDGRRFASGYLGLQVHGTTDVVSYRDIRIKEL; this is translated from the coding sequence ATGCGCGAAAGACGCTTGTGGGCAGCCCTGCTGGCGGCCCTGCTGGTGATCGTCGGGCTCACCTCGACGCCGGCGTCGGGCCGTGCGGAACCAGCGGAGACGGCCGCGGCCCAGGTCCTCACCTGGACCGCCGGTGACGACATCACCAAGTACACGACCGCCCCGCAGACGGCGGTGGCGGGCCCGACCACCATCGTCTTCGAGAACAGCGCGGCGACCGGCAACACCATGGGAATGCCGCACACCCTGACGTTCGACGTCTCCGATCCGGAGTACAACAACGACGTCCCACTGAACATCCTGGCCAATCCGAACGACGACCAGGGCGGCCGGTACACCACCGAGGTCACGCTCTCCCCCGGCCGTTACCGCTACTACTGCACGATCCCCGGCCACGGTCAGATGCAGGGCATCCTCGTCGTGACCGAGGGCACCGGCGAGGACACCACCGCGCCCGAGACGTCCGCCTCTGTGGCCGGGACGCAGAACTCCCAGGGCGCGTACGTAGGTTCGGCGACCGTGACGGTGAGCGCGTCCGACGCGGGCGGCTCCGGAGTCGAGCGGATCGAGTACGCGCTCGGCGACACGGGCGCCTGGGCGCCGTACACCACACCCGTCGTGATCAACCAGGTCGGCGCGCACAAGGTCCGCTATCGCGCGGTCGACAAGGCGGGCAACACGGCCGCCGAGAGGAGCGTCGGGTTCTCCGTGGTCGCGCCGCCGACGGATGACACGACGGCGCCGGAGACGTCGGCGACCGTCGCCGGTGAGCAGAACCCGCAAGGGCAGTACATCTCCATGGCGACGGTCACCGTCTCCGCGTCGGACACCGGCTCCGGGGTCAACACCATCGAGTACGCGCTCGGCGATGCGGGTGCCTGGCAGCCGTACACCGGGCCCGTGATGGTGCACGAGGTCGGTACGCACAAGGTGCGGTACCGGGCGACGGACAAGGCGGGGAACGTCTCGGCCGGGAAGAGCGTCGGCTTCACCGTCGTCGCCCCGCCCGCCGACGACACGACACCGCCGGTCACCGGTGTGACGGTCGAGGGCGACCGGAACTCCTCCGGCGCGTACCTCAAGAGCGCGAAGGTCACCGTCACCGCGACGGACCACAGCGGCTCGGGTGTCGCCGCGATCGAGTACTCGTTGGACGGCGGACCCTATCTCGCCTACACCGAACCGGTGTCGGTCGACCGCGCGGGCACACACACGGTGACGTACCGGGCGAGCGACAAGGCCGGCAACACCGCCGCGGCCCGCTCGGTGAGCTTCACGGTCGTCGCGGGCGGCGGAGTCCCCGCGCCCAACTGCGCCGAGTACGACGAGCGGTTGACGGTCATCGTCGGCACGGTCGACACGGGTGTGCCGAACCGGGTCACCAACAACCGTTGTCGTATCAACGAGTTGCTCGAGGACGAGAAGGAGTGGACGTCCCACGCCCTGTTCCTGAAGCACGTGGACACCGTCCTGGACGACCTGCTGAAGGAGGGCGTCGTCGATCAGCGCGAGTACGACGCCGTCGCGGAGGCGGCGCGGAAGTCCGGCATCGGCAAGCCCGGGCAGACCGAGGGCTACCGCACGATCATGGACGGTACGCAGGACTCGTTCGCCAAGTGGCAGCACGTGGGTGGCGGTTCGTTCGCCCTCAACTCCGACGGTTCGATCACCTCCGGTACGACGAGGGCCGGGCTCGGCATGCTGTGGTTCCCCGAGCGGAAGTACGGCGACTTCTCGCTGCGCCTCCAGTGGCGTGACGACGCGCCCGGCACGTCCAACGCGAACTCCGGTCTGTTCGTGCGGTTCCCCTGGGTCCACGAACACCCCGAGGAGTCGCGGCCGGAGTGGGTCGCCATCAAGTACGGCCATGAGGTGCAGGTCCTCGACCGGCCCGACGGCGACATGTACAAGACGGGCTCGGTCTACGGCTTCGACCGCGTCGGACTCGCCGGTGCGGGCGTCACCCAGAAGGGCACCTGGAACGACTACGAGATCCGCGTGGTCGACCAGCACTACTCGGTCTACCGCAACGGCGTGCTGATCAACGAGTTCGACAACATCGGCGGCCAGGACTTCACCCCGCCGCGCTCGGACGACCCGGGCACGGACGGACGACGGTTCGCCTCCGGTTACCTCGGACTCCAGGTGCACGGCACGACGGATGTGGTCTCCTACCGGGACATCCGGATCAAGGAGCTGTAG
- a CDS encoding methyltransferase domain-containing protein, giving the protein MDRLSMVVSSRIPETTDAVKDAFCSATPNPHAGIRSAYHLADAGFTGIEVVPIMAALHDHASAFDVVLDPALAAALAQGAVSEEAAAQWKDDLSDLSRRNAFTATATFFVTTARLAS; this is encoded by the coding sequence GTGGACCGGCTCTCGATGGTGGTGAGTTCGCGGATCCCGGAGACGACCGACGCGGTCAAGGACGCATTCTGCTCAGCCACCCCGAACCCCCACGCGGGCATCCGCAGCGCTTACCACCTCGCCGACGCGGGATTCACCGGCATCGAGGTCGTTCCCATCATGGCGGCCCTGCACGACCACGCGTCCGCGTTCGACGTGGTACTGGACCCGGCCCTGGCAGCGGCTCTCGCCCAAGGCGCCGTCAGCGAGGAGGCGGCGGCGCAGTGGAAGGACGACCTGAGCGATCTCTCCCGCCGGAACGCCTTCACCGCGACGGCGACCTTCTTCGTCACCACGGCCCGCCTGGCGTCGTAG